Proteins from a genomic interval of Cupriavidus sp. P-10:
- a CDS encoding DNA-binding protein, protein MTINDELKLWNDERTRFAALSAALPPAVAKAMISAWAEAVEHGERVFAERHEEMEAELAAVVEQAKRWSSPTKAPG, encoded by the coding sequence ATGACCATCAACGACGAGTTGAAGCTCTGGAACGATGAGCGGACGCGCTTCGCTGCCCTCAGCGCGGCTTTGCCGCCGGCGGTGGCCAAAGCGATGATCTCCGCCTGGGCGGAGGCCGTGGAGCACGGCGAGCGCGTGTTTGCTGAGCGGCATGAGGAAATGGAGGCTGAGCTGGCCGCGGTCGTCGAGCAGGCAAAGCGCTGGTCATCGCCAACGAAGGCTCCAGGATGA
- a CDS encoding TonB-dependent receptor: protein MRTKLHPIYAAVAASFLFPPMLARAETVPAPSAQLPEVIVKVDVSRELGEGYNPPNAVSATKTEAPLRDVPQTVNVVTADVMRDQHATSMQDALKNVPGVSFSHGDGQRDQVSIRGFTAIADQFVDGIRDDALYFRDLSNVDRVEVIKGPAAVLYGRGSAGGLINRVTKKPGIDVTDFALSYGMWADRRAEADVGRVFADGAAAFRITGAVEKANSYRSQQFLDRKAIAPSLELRVAPETTVLFQADYLEDRRVTDFGIPAYQGRPVDVPASRYYGAANARDADYSQSRVFSGTATINHRFNENWSIRNATRYYHYSLDRNNTLTSAVNEAARTLTMNHGNVRREEHGWFNQTDLTQKATFLGMEHEILYGMEIGQQNKDQVNNTKPVLGANGRPAVFDLFNPVLMTLPLKAPGSPTTSNLGVFDTLAFYTQDMIKFSEQWKALIGVRYDNFQQETKNRIAGQRDLSRTDTAWSPRAGLVWQPSKAQSYYVSWSKSFQPSGEAFALAANNADLAPETTNNTEVGAKYDWLNGKASTTISVFRLERSNIKVANATNTALLPIGEQRTDGVELSGAAELGGGWRMLAGYAYLDATITKSTAALQGKRATITPRHSGNAWVTKDLGYGFGVGAGVNLVGARYADPLNTVTLPGYVTADAMAWYRRGAFEAQLNVYNLFDKGYIVSAHGTNPNLNMPGAPRSVMATLRYRM from the coding sequence ATGAGAACAAAACTTCACCCGATTTACGCCGCGGTAGCCGCGAGCTTCCTTTTTCCCCCGATGCTGGCGCGAGCCGAGACCGTGCCGGCGCCGTCGGCGCAGTTGCCGGAGGTCATCGTCAAAGTCGACGTGAGCCGGGAGCTTGGCGAGGGGTACAACCCGCCCAATGCCGTCAGCGCGACCAAGACCGAAGCGCCGCTGCGCGATGTCCCGCAGACCGTCAACGTGGTCACCGCGGACGTGATGCGCGACCAGCACGCCACGTCGATGCAGGATGCGCTGAAGAACGTGCCGGGCGTGTCGTTCTCGCATGGCGACGGCCAGCGCGACCAGGTCTCGATCCGCGGCTTTACCGCGATCGCCGACCAGTTCGTCGATGGCATCCGCGATGACGCACTGTACTTCCGCGACCTGTCCAACGTGGACCGCGTCGAAGTGATCAAGGGCCCGGCGGCGGTGCTGTATGGCCGCGGCTCGGCCGGCGGCCTGATCAACCGCGTTACCAAGAAGCCCGGCATCGACGTCACCGACTTCGCGCTGAGCTACGGCATGTGGGCCGACCGCCGCGCCGAGGCCGACGTCGGCCGCGTGTTCGCCGATGGCGCCGCCGCGTTCCGCATCACTGGCGCCGTGGAAAAGGCCAACAGCTACCGCTCGCAGCAGTTCCTGGACCGCAAGGCGATCGCGCCGTCGCTCGAGCTGCGCGTAGCGCCCGAGACCACCGTGCTGTTCCAGGCCGACTACCTGGAAGACCGCCGCGTTACCGACTTCGGCATCCCGGCCTACCAGGGCCGCCCGGTCGACGTGCCGGCCTCGCGCTACTACGGCGCGGCCAATGCGCGCGATGCCGACTATTCGCAGTCACGCGTGTTCTCCGGCACCGCCACGATCAATCACCGCTTCAATGAGAACTGGTCGATCCGCAACGCCACGCGCTACTATCACTATTCGCTGGATCGCAACAACACACTGACCAGCGCCGTCAACGAAGCGGCGCGCACGCTAACCATGAACCACGGCAATGTCCGCCGCGAGGAACATGGCTGGTTCAACCAGACCGACCTGACCCAGAAGGCGACCTTCCTGGGCATGGAGCACGAAATCCTGTATGGCATGGAGATCGGGCAACAGAACAAGGACCAGGTCAACAACACCAAGCCGGTGCTGGGGGCCAACGGCCGCCCCGCGGTGTTCGACCTGTTCAACCCGGTGCTGATGACGCTGCCGCTGAAGGCACCGGGTTCGCCGACCACGTCGAACCTGGGCGTCTTCGACACCCTGGCGTTCTACACCCAGGACATGATCAAGTTCAGCGAGCAGTGGAAGGCGCTGATCGGGGTGCGCTACGACAACTTCCAGCAGGAGACCAAGAACCGGATCGCCGGCCAGCGCGACCTGTCGCGCACCGACACCGCCTGGAGCCCGCGCGCCGGCCTGGTGTGGCAGCCGTCGAAGGCGCAGTCGTACTACGTGTCGTGGAGCAAGTCGTTCCAGCCGTCGGGCGAGGCCTTTGCGCTGGCGGCCAACAACGCCGACCTGGCACCGGAGACCACCAACAACACCGAAGTCGGCGCCAAGTATGACTGGCTGAACGGCAAGGCCAGCACCACGATCTCGGTGTTCCGACTGGAGCGCAGCAATATCAAGGTGGCCAACGCCACCAACACGGCACTGCTGCCGATCGGCGAGCAGCGCACCGACGGCGTAGAGCTCTCCGGCGCGGCCGAGCTGGGCGGCGGCTGGCGCATGCTGGCAGGCTACGCCTACCTGGATGCCACCATCACCAAGTCCACCGCCGCGCTGCAAGGCAAGCGCGCCACCATCACGCCGCGCCACTCGGGCAACGCTTGGGTGACCAAGGACCTGGGCTACGGCTTCGGCGTGGGCGCCGGCGTCAACCTGGTGGGCGCGCGCTATGCCGATCCGCTCAACACCGTGACGCTGCCCGGCTACGTCACTGCCGATGCCATGGCCTGGTACCGCCGCGGCGCCTTCGAGGCGCAGCTGAACGTGTACAACCTGTTCGACAAGGGTTATATCGTCTCAGCGCATGGCACTAACCCCAACCTGAACATGCCGGGTGCGCCGCGCAGCGTGATGGCAACGCTGCGGTACCGGATGTAA
- a CDS encoding universal stress protein has protein sequence MRRSAFGGQGWPLSLICAQRYNQQVPMQRRAKREEATLFQHLLVPTGGWAPSEGAVRVAVQLAKAIQAKLTCLHVDRVFSHRIDMLEDTRERYAQLAEQQRGAVSADCVLAGHD, from the coding sequence TTGAGACGATCGGCCTTCGGTGGCCAAGGATGGCCGCTGTCTCTGATCTGTGCGCAGCGTTATAACCAGCAGGTGCCGATGCAGCGGCGGGCGAAGCGTGAAGAGGCAACGCTGTTCCAGCATCTCTTGGTGCCAACCGGCGGGTGGGCACCCTCGGAAGGTGCGGTCCGTGTAGCGGTACAACTCGCCAAGGCAATTCAGGCCAAGCTCACCTGCCTGCATGTCGACCGCGTCTTCAGCCACCGCATCGACATGCTTGAGGATACCCGAGAGCGCTACGCGCAGCTTGCTGAGCAGCAACGTGGAGCAGTATCAGCAGACTGCGTGCTGGCCGGACACGATTGA
- a CDS encoding CzcE family metal-binding protein: MNTKQTLLIALALPVLGIASACAPLTPAKAAALLGSPAAVSTASRTITLAPGMKYVNVDSGETVAFRAGSRTLAWTFLESIHGTSSQLSVILPDVPEASGVKVYIERSKFLTGG; the protein is encoded by the coding sequence ATGAACACCAAGCAAACTCTCCTCATTGCGCTTGCACTCCCAGTCCTCGGCATTGCCTCGGCCTGCGCGCCCTTAACACCGGCGAAGGCCGCTGCGCTTCTCGGCAGCCCCGCCGCTGTCTCGACCGCTAGTCGGACGATTACCCTGGCACCAGGGATGAAGTATGTGAACGTGGATTCCGGTGAAACCGTTGCGTTCAGGGCGGGAAGTCGGACGCTGGCATGGACGTTCCTGGAGTCAATCCATGGCACGTCATCGCAGCTGAGTGTAATCCTCCCGGATGTGCCTGAAGCGAGTGGAGTCAAGGTCTACATCGAGCGGAGCAAGTTCCTTACCGGTGGCTAA
- a CDS encoding TIGR01841 family phasin: MTPWSAEQIAAAQQANLAIVLGLTNKAIEGFERLVQLNLQAMKSTLTETRENTQKALSAEDQQELLALQASMIPQIGEKALLYQRQLIEIGTATQAEFAKVAEAQYEAHSRRMQELVDNLANSTPAGSENAVGALTSVMTATNKFCEAMYQTTKQAVEVAEQSLGAASHAASKAGKQEVEHTSLAAKA; this comes from the coding sequence ATGACTCCGTGGTCCGCTGAGCAAATCGCTGCGGCGCAACAAGCCAATCTCGCCATCGTGCTTGGCCTGACCAACAAGGCCATCGAAGGCTTTGAGAGGCTGGTCCAGCTTAACCTGCAAGCAATGAAGTCGACGCTGACAGAAACGCGGGAGAACACACAAAAGGCGCTTAGCGCCGAAGACCAGCAGGAGTTACTAGCCTTGCAGGCGAGCATGATCCCGCAGATCGGCGAGAAGGCGCTGTTATACCAGCGCCAGCTCATTGAGATCGGAACGGCCACTCAAGCCGAATTCGCCAAGGTCGCCGAAGCGCAATATGAAGCGCACAGCCGCCGGATGCAGGAGCTCGTCGACAATCTCGCAAACAGCACACCGGCGGGTTCGGAGAACGCGGTGGGGGCGCTGACCTCGGTGATGACCGCCACTAATAAGTTCTGTGAAGCGATGTACCAGACCACAAAGCAAGCAGTGGAGGTCGCCGAACAGAGCCTCGGTGCGGCGAGCCACGCGGCGTCAAAGGCAGGGAAGCAGGAGGTCGAGCACACCTCGCTGGCCGCGAAGGCATAA
- a CDS encoding EamA family transporter, with protein MALSSFAFLFAGVLCNAAAQLLLKAGVSTVGAIPLERAALVNALLQVLIQWQVVAGLALYGIGVVVWIVGLSRIEVSVAYPMLSVGYVLNAMAASWLLGEMIGPMRVAGMLLILGGVLLVARS; from the coding sequence ATGGCGCTATCCAGCTTTGCTTTCCTTTTTGCCGGCGTCCTGTGCAACGCGGCGGCACAGTTGTTGTTGAAGGCCGGTGTCAGCACCGTGGGAGCTATCCCGCTGGAGCGTGCGGCGCTCGTGAATGCCCTATTGCAGGTGCTGATCCAATGGCAAGTAGTTGCAGGCCTTGCGTTATATGGGATTGGCGTGGTGGTTTGGATCGTGGGTCTCTCGCGCATCGAGGTGTCGGTGGCTTACCCCATGTTGTCGGTCGGCTATGTGCTCAATGCCATGGCCGCCTCCTGGCTACTGGGTGAAATGATTGGCCCAATGCGAGTGGCCGGCATGCTGCTGATTTTGGGTGGCGTGCTTTTGGTTGCCCGCTCCTGA
- a CDS encoding TolC family protein: MIDRAIRLLAVIASCCAVIPAIGQPATGATPFNGAPTPFHRASPFAKPVIQAEPIDVSLGALTLHNTIDAGLAQNRDVQIARAALTAAKGILVNAGKRPNPMLTVGAGPGLIGRYQPRDADVLVNVSQLVERGNKRELRSEVASLAADAAQFDIEDIFRQVRLALANAYFAVKQAQDYVNLAQATRNAFARSREAAELRLKAGDIARVDLIRLRVEEGRSENELLQAHTDLAVAQVMLATLLAREQEAPSIRAVDPWPVPGDSMLQSDRIEALVDKRPDIRAAIARVHSLEAAFGLAKAQRIRDVNVAVIAERNLPANGGTTLVVQLSMPIFINNDYFGDIVRAEAELTSAQINLEKLRSNVHADVDRALAQFESARQQLMRFEAQMLPDALSASQAAEFAYKKGGIPLTDLLDARRQLYATQRELLESRKDFVNARTRLESTLIETDFRW; the protein is encoded by the coding sequence ATGATTGATCGCGCAATAAGACTGCTCGCCGTGATAGCCTCATGTTGCGCGGTAATTCCTGCTATCGGTCAACCTGCTACCGGCGCCACTCCCTTCAATGGCGCGCCTACCCCCTTCCACCGGGCGTCTCCTTTCGCGAAGCCCGTCATCCAAGCCGAACCAATCGACGTTTCCCTTGGCGCCTTAACGCTGCACAACACCATCGACGCTGGCTTAGCGCAGAATCGGGATGTGCAAATCGCGCGAGCCGCATTAACTGCCGCAAAAGGGATTCTGGTTAATGCCGGAAAGCGGCCGAATCCAATGCTGACGGTAGGTGCGGGGCCTGGCTTAATTGGCCGATACCAACCTCGCGATGCCGACGTACTGGTCAACGTATCGCAGCTTGTTGAGCGCGGCAACAAGCGGGAGCTGCGCAGCGAAGTGGCAAGTCTGGCGGCCGATGCCGCCCAGTTCGATATCGAGGACATATTTCGCCAAGTGCGCCTGGCATTGGCCAATGCCTACTTCGCAGTGAAACAGGCGCAAGACTACGTGAATCTTGCGCAGGCCACTAGAAATGCGTTCGCGCGAAGCCGCGAGGCGGCCGAGCTCCGACTCAAAGCTGGCGACATCGCGCGCGTGGACCTGATACGACTTCGCGTCGAGGAGGGCCGCAGCGAGAATGAATTGCTACAGGCGCACACCGACCTTGCCGTTGCGCAAGTGATGCTTGCCACGTTGCTTGCGCGAGAACAAGAGGCTCCCTCCATCCGAGCCGTCGATCCATGGCCTGTTCCCGGCGATAGTATGCTACAAAGCGACCGTATCGAGGCCTTGGTGGACAAACGACCAGATATACGCGCCGCCATTGCACGAGTACACAGCCTCGAAGCAGCATTCGGCTTGGCCAAGGCGCAGCGTATTCGTGATGTCAATGTGGCGGTGATTGCTGAGCGCAATCTTCCCGCCAATGGCGGTACCACGCTGGTTGTACAGTTGTCGATGCCGATTTTTATCAACAACGACTATTTTGGCGACATCGTACGCGCCGAGGCGGAACTAACGAGCGCCCAAATTAACCTTGAAAAATTGCGCAGTAACGTACATGCGGACGTCGACCGTGCACTAGCGCAATTTGAATCTGCGCGCCAGCAACTCATGCGCTTCGAGGCGCAAATGCTCCCCGACGCCCTCTCCGCGTCTCAAGCGGCCGAATTCGCGTACAAAAAAGGGGGCATTCCATTGACTGATCTGCTGGATGCCCGTCGGCAACTCTATGCCACGCAACGTGAACTGCTGGAATCGCGTAAGGACTTTGTCAACGCACGTACGAGGCTCGAGTCCACTCTCATTGAGACGGACTTTCGGTGGTAA
- a CDS encoding class I SAM-dependent DNA methyltransferase, producing MARYRALKEIAQHIFLLLSVGRDVRLFLISARSDARLEALRSEVKAPCTAFDQLYAEAPQNDPWVSGSSKYQYQRRKYDAMMSLLQGKTFRHALDLGCGIGLFTERLASCADHVLGMDISSVAISCAKRRNMALDNVSFQRGDIVSLGQELNARFDLIVVADTLYYLPHPIDDKTLKEIASRLGQLLLPGGLLLVVNHFFPIPTADSRLTRRIHNAFHWSPALMLLEEQRRPFFLSSLMTRPGAVHATIDKNLD from the coding sequence ATGGCAAGGTATCGAGCTTTAAAAGAGATCGCGCAACACATCTTCCTGCTTCTTTCAGTCGGTCGTGATGTGAGGCTCTTTCTAATTAGCGCCAGAAGCGACGCCCGCCTCGAAGCGCTTCGATCTGAAGTTAAGGCGCCGTGCACCGCCTTCGATCAGCTTTACGCCGAAGCGCCACAAAATGACCCTTGGGTTTCCGGATCATCGAAGTATCAATATCAAAGGCGCAAGTACGATGCCATGATGAGCTTGCTGCAAGGCAAGACATTCCGGCATGCACTCGATTTGGGGTGCGGCATCGGACTATTCACAGAGCGCCTAGCCTCTTGTGCCGACCATGTATTGGGAATGGATATTTCCAGCGTGGCTATTTCGTGCGCAAAGCGAAGAAATATGGCCCTGGATAACGTTAGCTTCCAGCGCGGTGACATTGTTTCTCTTGGGCAGGAATTGAACGCCAGATTTGATCTTATTGTTGTGGCGGACACCTTATACTATCTACCCCATCCTATTGATGATAAAACTTTAAAAGAGATCGCATCTCGGCTTGGTCAGCTGCTCCTTCCCGGCGGTCTCCTGCTTGTTGTCAATCATTTCTTCCCCATTCCCACAGCAGATAGTCGCCTGACACGACGCATACATAATGCATTTCATTGGTCGCCCGCATTGATGCTGCTAGAAGAACAGCGTCGACCATTTTTCTTGTCGAGTTTAATGACGCGACCTGGCGCCGTACACGCGACGATTGACAAGAATCTTGACTGA
- a CDS encoding oligosaccharide flippase family protein, giving the protein MKIARNVLWLVLERGLQVVFGIVAIGLIARAVGPEGFAKFQYAQSLVLIAASIALICGGEVVVPRLVGNPAPEAQYRLLAHVFGLRALAAVTGYLLLVGVITMTEGDKVIVLTAIVMGIPILLYEPFGAVRAWLQARTDSRPAVVYGMVGLTFRVIAVAALYLAGLDSAPAFAWAFAVESLLCAMLLARYYRQRSLRVAVHLNWPLARLLLRDGMVFWVSMILMLCAKRVDQLLLKPHISLFELGGYSASMQVLDNFMMLGAIVATSVAPLMIYAQPSLALVRRNVLYVAAGMVALGVAGGAVLAYCAPWIIALIYGEHYEVAANLLRLSAMASGLVFADAALSLLVIYLRKPNWLVEKWFLVLFTMIVVDVIAIPIHGARGAIYGYIAGNAMAVIAGIGFFLRSREPVAVQQAV; this is encoded by the coding sequence ATGAAGATCGCCCGCAATGTGCTTTGGCTCGTTCTTGAGCGCGGCCTGCAAGTGGTGTTCGGCATCGTCGCCATTGGGCTGATCGCGCGCGCAGTTGGTCCGGAAGGTTTTGCCAAGTTCCAGTACGCCCAGTCCCTGGTGTTGATCGCGGCTTCGATCGCGCTGATTTGTGGCGGTGAAGTCGTTGTCCCGCGGCTTGTCGGCAACCCTGCGCCGGAGGCGCAATACCGGTTGCTGGCCCATGTGTTCGGCTTGCGAGCGCTCGCGGCAGTGACGGGCTACCTGCTGCTCGTGGGGGTGATTACGATGACGGAGGGGGACAAGGTCATTGTCCTGACCGCAATCGTCATGGGCATCCCCATATTGCTGTACGAACCCTTTGGCGCAGTCCGAGCCTGGCTGCAAGCGCGGACTGATAGTCGCCCAGCGGTGGTCTACGGCATGGTGGGCCTGACCTTCCGAGTGATCGCGGTCGCGGCGCTCTACTTGGCAGGCTTGGACTCGGCTCCGGCGTTTGCCTGGGCGTTCGCGGTGGAGTCCTTGCTGTGTGCCATGCTATTGGCCCGGTATTACAGACAACGCAGCCTTCGCGTGGCGGTGCACCTGAACTGGCCGCTAGCCAGGCTGCTGCTGCGCGATGGCATGGTGTTTTGGGTGAGCATGATTTTGATGCTCTGCGCCAAGCGCGTCGATCAGCTTTTGCTCAAGCCGCACATTTCCCTGTTCGAGCTTGGGGGCTATTCCGCTTCCATGCAGGTGCTGGACAATTTCATGATGCTCGGCGCCATCGTTGCCACCTCGGTGGCGCCGTTGATGATCTACGCGCAGCCAAGTCTAGCGCTGGTGCGGCGCAATGTGTTGTATGTTGCCGCAGGCATGGTCGCCTTAGGCGTCGCGGGCGGCGCAGTGCTGGCTTACTGCGCGCCCTGGATCATCGCCTTGATCTACGGCGAACACTATGAAGTCGCGGCAAACCTGTTGCGGCTTTCTGCGATGGCATCCGGACTGGTGTTCGCCGATGCGGCCCTGTCGCTACTGGTGATCTATCTACGCAAGCCGAACTGGTTGGTCGAGAAATGGTTCTTGGTGCTGTTCACCATGATCGTAGTGGACGTCATTGCGATCCCGATTCACGGTGCCCGGGGTGCCATCTATGGCTATATTGCGGGCAATGCGATGGCGGTAATTGCCGGCATCGGGTTCTTCCTCCGCTCCCGTGAACCGGTAGCCGTCCAGCAAGCCGTGTGA
- a CDS encoding PHA/PHB synthase family protein: MDETVTHPPAIPGSGRFAAGVSAGSDCARSYPGAALDRPAPPIDQFLHATIARATGGVSPAALWLAWLDWAWHLTGSPGKQMALFHRVAQPAGLTGRPSPPVEPDDPRFAHPEWDRWPFHLLRDMFLQAEAFWQEATTDLRGVSPHHERVVSFSARQWTDMLSPSNCWWLNPEVLRTLAETGGRNFLAGACHWLDDQHDIFAGRVLHTSRGRCGPHCVGRDVAITPGKVVYRNALIELIQYAPQTATVWHEPVLIVPSWLLKYYVLDLSPHNSLVRYLVKRGHTVFLISWKNPHEEARDLGMNDYLELGLLDALAQVRSIFGGISVHAAGYCLGGTLLAIGAAALGRDIESTSPPFKTITLFAAQTDFSEPGELGLFIDASELADLDALMWEQGYLDGAQMAAAFQLLHSRDLIWSRLTREYLLGQRTEQTDLMAWNADTTRLPYRMHSENLQWLYVHNDLAESRYCVKGRPVSLADLKQPIFVIGTERDHVSPWRSVYKLHLLTRTEVSFLLASGGHNAGIVSEPGHAGRRYRFSTRPKDGPSLNPNEWFAQTPVCEGSWWPCWHQWLAAHSSEKCAPPVLGGGTVLEDAPGTYVLAP, translated from the coding sequence ATGGATGAGACCGTGACACATCCTCCCGCTATCCCAGGGTCTGGCAGGTTCGCGGCAGGCGTCTCAGCTGGATCCGATTGTGCGCGGTCATACCCGGGCGCTGCGCTCGACCGGCCGGCGCCGCCGATCGACCAGTTCCTGCACGCGACCATTGCCCGCGCCACCGGCGGCGTTTCGCCGGCCGCGCTGTGGCTGGCGTGGCTGGATTGGGCCTGGCACCTGACCGGCTCGCCAGGTAAGCAGATGGCACTGTTCCACCGCGTCGCGCAACCAGCCGGCCTTACAGGCCGGCCCTCGCCCCCCGTTGAGCCAGACGACCCGCGCTTCGCCCATCCGGAGTGGGATCGCTGGCCGTTCCATCTGTTGCGTGACATGTTTTTGCAAGCCGAGGCGTTTTGGCAGGAAGCGACCACCGACCTGCGCGGCGTCTCTCCACACCATGAACGTGTCGTCAGTTTTTCGGCCCGGCAATGGACCGACATGCTGTCGCCGAGCAACTGTTGGTGGCTGAACCCCGAAGTGCTGCGGACGCTGGCCGAGACGGGTGGACGCAACTTCCTCGCAGGCGCTTGCCATTGGCTGGACGACCAGCATGACATCTTCGCTGGCCGCGTCCTGCATACCTCCCGGGGGCGATGCGGCCCCCATTGTGTCGGGCGAGACGTCGCGATCACGCCCGGTAAGGTCGTCTATCGCAATGCCTTGATCGAGCTGATCCAGTACGCGCCGCAGACCGCGACCGTCTGGCACGAGCCGGTGCTGATCGTTCCCTCATGGCTCTTGAAGTATTACGTGCTGGACCTGTCGCCTCACAATTCGCTTGTACGCTATCTGGTTAAGCGGGGGCATACGGTTTTCCTGATCTCGTGGAAAAATCCGCATGAGGAGGCGCGCGACCTCGGCATGAATGACTACCTCGAACTGGGCCTGCTTGATGCCCTGGCGCAGGTGCGCAGCATTTTTGGCGGGATATCGGTCCATGCGGCCGGCTACTGCCTCGGCGGCACATTGTTGGCGATCGGCGCAGCGGCACTTGGCCGCGACATCGAGTCCACATCGCCCCCCTTCAAGACGATCACGCTGTTCGCCGCGCAGACCGACTTCAGCGAGCCGGGTGAACTCGGCCTATTCATCGATGCGAGCGAACTTGCCGACCTCGACGCGCTGATGTGGGAGCAAGGCTATCTGGATGGGGCCCAGATGGCGGCCGCCTTCCAGTTGCTGCACTCGCGCGATCTAATCTGGTCCCGATTGACGCGCGAATACCTCCTGGGCCAGCGCACCGAGCAGACCGATCTGATGGCCTGGAATGCCGATACCACGCGCTTGCCTTACCGCATGCATAGTGAAAATCTGCAATGGCTGTATGTGCACAATGATCTGGCCGAGAGCAGGTACTGCGTGAAGGGCCGGCCGGTGTCACTCGCCGATCTCAAGCAGCCCATCTTTGTCATCGGCACCGAACGGGATCACGTGTCACCTTGGCGCTCCGTGTACAAACTCCACCTGTTGACCCGTACTGAAGTCAGTTTTCTTCTCGCCTCAGGCGGACACAATGCGGGCATCGTCTCCGAACCTGGGCATGCCGGACGTCGCTATCGCTTCAGCACGCGGCCCAAGGACGGCCCCTCTTTGAATCCGAACGAATGGTTCGCGCAGACACCGGTCTGCGAAGGTTCCTGGTGGCCGTGCTGGCACCAGTGGCTGGCCGCACACTCCAGCGAAAAATGCGCACCGCCGGTGTTAGGTGGGGGCACAGTGCTGGAAGATGCTCCGGGCACTTACGTACTCGCACCCTGA